In Rhineura floridana isolate rRhiFlo1 chromosome 12, rRhiFlo1.hap2, whole genome shotgun sequence, a single window of DNA contains:
- the LOC133368744 gene encoding integumentary mucin C.1-like produces the protein INTTITTATTTTTTTTTTTTTTTTTTATTTATTTATTTTTTTTTTTTTTTTTTTTNTTTTTTTTTTTTTTTTTTTTTTTTTTTTTTNTTTTTTTTTTTTTNTTTTTTTTTTITTTTTTTTTTTTATTTTTTTTTT, from the exons aTAAACACAACAATAACCACAGcaacaaccacaaccaccacaaccaccacaaccaccacaaccaccacaaccacaaCCGCAACCACAACCGCAACCACAACCGCAACCACAACC accaccaccaccaccaccaccaccacaaccaccacaaccaccaccaccaccaacaccaccaccaccaccaccaccaccaccaccaccaccacaaccaccaccactaccaccaccaccaccaccaccaccaccaccaccaccaccaacaccaccaccaccaccaccaccacaaccaccacaaccaccaacaccaccaccaccaccacaaccacaaccacaataacaaccacaaccacaaccacaaccacaaccacaaccgcaaccacaaccaccaccacaaccaccacaacc